Genomic window (Juglans microcarpa x Juglans regia isolate MS1-56 chromosome 2S, Jm3101_v1.0, whole genome shotgun sequence):
AGTCCAGAAGATCCAGAGCTCGCAGAACATTGTGGCCAAGCTCACCAGCCTCCCCTTCCAGCAGTGCAAGCACGCCGTCACCACCGTCGACGGCAATCTTCAGCTTGTTGGTGAACAACACGCGCTCAGATTCAGTCAGGTATTTCTTCAAACACCTAATAAGCTGAATATATTTGGTTAATGCTTATTTCTGAAGGCGTAGCCATCGATTTATGCACTTGCCAGTGCAATACACGGCGTGTGGAAAATCAAACTTTTTAATTGTTGAACACGCGAACATTTTCCAAATCTTTCTCGTAGTCTACTAACAGCCTTAAGCTTTTTTAACTTCCATCGTATTTATATCAAGATCTCACTTGAACATTCCCCTGTGGCTAGATTGCTCCCAACTTATGAATGCTTCTGTTTCTCCTGTAATTCCTGCCTTCCATGTTATGCCTCAATTTTCTGTAGATGTTCCATCTGATGCCGACACCACAGGGGAGCTTTTACGTGTTGAATGACATTTTTCGCTTGAACTATGCATGAGTGTTAAGATTCAGGAACTTGACAGAAGagtcttttttgaaaaaatacaaaaaataaaaaaataaataaaaaatcattatttgacATCTAAAATTCAATCCAGGTTGTGCCATAGCCATTGCTtttatgtctctctctctctctctgtttttttttctaacttggaGGTGGCGTGATCATGGGGGTATGAAATGCTACCACCAGAATATTTCTGTCATAAGCAATCAAAAAGTGCTTTTTGAGCTCCAAGATTATAAACGTCGTTCTTTCACGAGACCCCTTTCACATTATCAGTTTCACTTTAGTTAATAGACTGTAAAGATTGACTGGCAAGGAGACAATCAAAACTGTATGAGAGTCCTACGTCCGCAGTTGCCTTCGACAGTAGCAGTGCATTGCATGTGacgtgtataatatataatgtgaatCTGAATAGCTTGATTCTCTAACCTTCACTTTTTCAGTTTCCTAGTCATCAACTCCTTTGTCCCTTCCTCCCAAAGCAAAACTTAACCTTTATAATCATCTTTCCTTCTCAATTCCATTGCCACTCCTTGTGAACTTTAAGAGAGATTACAAAGAGGTCCGGTGAGGgtttagaaagagagagatcaatcaatcggaagaagaagaagaagaagaagaaaaagatgtcGGATTGGGGGCCAGTGTTTGTGGCCGTGGTGCTCTTCATACTGCTCACGCCGGGGTTACTGATTCAGATGCCGGGCAAAAAACGCTACGTAGAATTTGGCAACTTCCAGACGAGTGGAGTGTCCATTCTGGTTCATTCCATCCTCTACTTTGCTCTAATGTGCATCTTCTTGTTAGCTATTGGAGTCCACGTGTACCTCGGCTCATAGATCCCAGAATAAACACCATCCATGTCTGCAAGTTCCCGAGCAAGTGGTAATGTTGTGTGCTTCTAATCTCTGTTGTCATGTGCGATCTATTTCTTCTGTAATGACATTGTGTGCTTCTATTACTTGTATTGCAATTTTTCCATTGATTCTCCCTATTAATGACAAATGGTTTGAGTTTGACTTGTTTGTATGCATAGTTCttaaccactcaaattcacCTGATCCGAAATTCTATTGAGACTGTACAGGATGATATGCAATTTTACATGGCATATTGCCTTTTGGTTTGCACATCTCTgtctctcccttttcttttttctttttttaatgagcAAAAGAGGACAACAATATAACAGAAAATATGGTCACGGTGGACTGAATTCAAAATTGGGTTGAAGAGTTTGGGTTGGATGGAATGTATATATGAATGCTTGACAAGGATATTGTTGGAAATGGGGCTATGTCGTGCGTTAAGTCCAAAGTTGGGCTGGAGGATGCCATCTCATTTTCAACAATGTTAATGTAGTACGAGTGATCAGGAAGGATCTGCACGATAAGACTAGATGGGGAaagtacaaaattttcaaagtacGGTGAACATGGGCTGGCTTGGATTCCCATTGTATTACACGCTAGAGGCAAATCTTGAATCTATGCGTTACTGTAATTAGGTTATCAGGCTCATGGGCACCATCTGAACAAAAGGCTGAAAAGGCCATACATTCGATGCCTTGATGTATAGCGAGAGATTGGTAGGGGTGAAAACAACCACAAAATCtcaggggatgtttggaaacaatttctatcttatctcatcccatcccatcccatcccatcccatcgtatcgcatttcatctcatctcaactcattctTCAAGTATTGCTTAATCTTTGATTTGAGCAGGGAAGAGGGATCATTTTTGCTATACAAATTTGATGCTTGTAAGGCCGTTTGAGATTTCTTCAAATTGTCTATATTAAgtgaaaatcaaaatatatagtCGTGTAAGCAAACCAAAGTGACAGTTATTTCTAACGGCGGTGATATCTGTGGATTGAACCGATCATGATGACGGGTGGGGAGAAACAGGGCGAGTAAGCGCCATCCTCTGTTCTTTATGTAATTTGTAGCCACGTTCCAATCAAAGAAGAGACAAACATGTTCTGTTTGTTCGCATCTAAAACAGAGCATCACAGCCGAGGTAATTTGTAATCATTCATTTTTCGAGAACCGTACGGTCGTTTGTCTTCCTGCAGTTGTAACTCAAATTGCTGAATCAAGGAACGATATTATCATGGATCAAGCGACTGTATTGTACATGGAAATAAATCTAAGCACAAAAAAAATGAGGGACACCAAGTAATCTTCATAATCTCTTCATTTCAAGTTGCGTGAGGCTTACATCGATCAAAAGCAGGAAATAAAAGAGTAGAGCATCAAACCTTTTATCAACCTTA
Coding sequences:
- the LOC121252125 gene encoding nuclear transport factor 2B-like; protein product: MADAKIQSKPKRLNKILFSPTTHQDPDSRAERAKMNPDEGVRGTLLLDFRNRAALANLYRKSSMLTFEVQKIQSSQNIVAKLTSLPFQQCKHAVTTVDGNLQLVGEQHALRFSQMFHLMPTPQGSFYVLNDIFRLNYA
- the LOC121252584 gene encoding uncharacterized protein LOC121252584; its protein translation is MSDWGPVFVAVVLFILLTPGLLIQMPGKKRYVEFGNFQTSGVSILVHSILYFALMCIFLLAIGVHVYLGS